The genomic window AGGGCGACGTTGAATGTAAGCCCCTGTGGATTGCATGTCCCAAGCCTGACGATTATCAGCTAAGAGGATGTCGAGGATTTCTTTCAACTCCCTGGCGCAGTCTGGATCTTCAACCGGGGTGACCGCTTCTACCCGACGATCGAGGTTGCGCTGCATCCAATCCGCACTACCGATGAAGACTTCTTCCTGGCCACTATTATGGAAATGGAAGATCCGGGAGTGTTCCAGATAACGCCCCACAATGCTAATAACCCGAATATGGTCACTGACACCGGGAATGCCCGGTCGCAAACAACACATGCCCCGAATGATCAAATCGATTTGTACCCCCGCTTGGGATGCTTGGTAGAGCGTTTTGATAATGCCAGGGTCAATCAACGCATTCATCTTGGCAATGATGCGTCCGGGTTTGCCATTTTGGCAATGCTCAATTTCACGCCGGATCAGGGCCACCATGCGATCGCGCAGGGTTACAGGCGCGACCAGCAACTTACGGAAAGTTTTTTGTTTGGAGAAGCCCGTCAGGTAATTGAACAAATCAACCAGATCCGATCCGAGGTCTTCCCGGCAACTGAGTAATCCCAAATCAGTGTAAATCTTAGCCGTTTTGGCATTGTAATTACCGGTACCGATATGGACGTAATGGCGAATGACATCTCCCTCTTTACGGATCACCAGCAAGATTTTGGTGTGGGTCTTCAAGCCCATGACACCATACACCACATGCACCCCTGCTTCTTCCAGTGCCCTGGCCCAGCTAATATTACTAGCCTCATCAAAGCGAGCCTTGATCTCCACAAGGGCAACGACCTGTTTGCCATGCCGGGCTGCATCGATCAGGGCACTGACAATCGGCGAGTCGCTGGAGGTGCGGTAAAGGGTCATTTTAATCGCCTGTACACCTGGATCCTGGGCTGCATGGGTAATGAAATGCTCAACCGATGCTGTGAATGACTCGTAGGGATGATGAACCAGCAAATCACCCTGACGAATGATATGGAAAATATCATCCCCTGCTTCTTCGCCCTGAGAGAGGTTTTCAGCCAAATGACGCAATCGTTTGGGAATAACAGGAGTCCAGGACGGATCCTTCAGGTGGGGTAGGGGTAAGGCCATAAAGGCCATTAAGTCCCTCACGCCCAACCAACCCTGAGTCATGTAGAGATCATTCGGATCGACGTTCATACCTTTAATCAGGGTTTGCTTGACAAACTCTGACATGGTGGGCGCAAACTGGAACCGCACAATGGAACCTCCAAAGCGGCGTTTGCTTAATTCTTGCGAAATCGCTTCAATCAGATCATCCGCTTCTTCTTCCTGCACCGAAAGATCGGCATCACGGGTCACTCGGAAGAGATGGTGCTCCTGGATGGTCATCCCTGGGAAGAGGGCCTCCAGATTCTCAGCAATCACCTGTTCCAGGGCAACACCAGCCCAGACAACCGGACGATCGCTGTGGGGATGAAACTCCGGAGGCAGAGGGACAAAGCGGGGCAAACTATCGGGCACTTTCACCCTGGCAAAGCCTTCTTCCCCTGTTTCCAGATCTTTCAGCACAACAGCCAGGTTCAAACTCAGGTTTGACATCACTGGGAAGGGATGGGCGGGGTCTACAGCCAGAGGCGTCAG from Leptolyngbya sp. 'hensonii' includes these protein-coding regions:
- the ppk1 gene encoding polyphosphate kinase 1; the encoded protein is MSETKKAKAAVSIDLNDPQYYFNRELSWLEFNRRVLHEAMDPRTPLLERVKFAAIFSANLDEFFMVRVASLQRKLEAEVDPLTPDGRSSQQQLDEISQQLHPMVDQLQKLLEAEIRPQLAAAGVHVLKYAELSQSQQHYLQQHFEKQVFPILTPLAVDPAHPFPVMSNLSLNLAVVLKDLETGEEGFARVKVPDSLPRFVPLPPEFHPHSDRPVVWAGVALEQVIAENLEALFPGMTIQEHHLFRVTRDADLSVQEEEADDLIEAISQELSKRRFGGSIVRFQFAPTMSEFVKQTLIKGMNVDPNDLYMTQGWLGVRDLMAFMALPLPHLKDPSWTPVIPKRLRHLAENLSQGEEAGDDIFHIIRQGDLLVHHPYESFTASVEHFITHAAQDPGVQAIKMTLYRTSSDSPIVSALIDAARHGKQVVALVEIKARFDEASNISWARALEEAGVHVVYGVMGLKTHTKILLVIRKEGDVIRHYVHIGTGNYNAKTAKIYTDLGLLSCREDLGSDLVDLFNYLTGFSKQKTFRKLLVAPVTLRDRMVALIRREIEHCQNGKPGRIIAKMNALIDPGIIKTLYQASQAGVQIDLIIRGMCCLRPGIPGVSDHIRVISIVGRYLEHSRIFHFHNSGQEEVFIGSADWMQRNLDRRVEAVTPVEDPDCARELKEILDILLADNRQAWDMQSTGAYIQRRPTDNVSEHSAQIILMERSLK